The genomic DNA GGGAATCTCACGCCTGGCTTCAACAATCGCGATTGTGTTGGACGTTCCGTCGGTGATCTCACGCATGCGGACCCCGGCTACCGGTTCTGCCTTTGATTCGACACCACCGCCTCCTGCCAGTCCGCCAGTGGCAAACGGCTCTGTGCTCATCTCTATCCCTGCCCCACCAGCGGGGCGCGTTGATTTGCCAAACACGGTATTGGGACCTGCCACAGCCAGATAGGAAGTCAGATGGCCGGGACGATTATCGCCGGGATTTTTAAAGACCGCAGGCATTTTTGCCAGGACTTGTTTGTTATGCTCGCTGTCCCAGGGTTCGTTCAGGCGATATTCCTTGTAGAGTTTTTCCTGATCCAGGAAGGGCAACAGTGCGACTCGCCAGCTGTGAGGCGTTTTCCCATCTGGCCCGATCACAACCGCGGGAGGAAAATGCTTGTGTTTGCCATGAAAGAGATGCATGGCCAGCACCAGGCGTCTGAGATTGCTAAAAGATTCCATCCGCAGGGCCGCTTTACGTGCTTCAATCATCGCGGGAACGAAAGATGATAGCGTATTGTTGAGAACAGTCATGTCGGTCATTGAAGTTGTCAAACTGACATTTTCCCCGGCTTGATCAAAGTGGAGTGATTTGACGAGATCCAGAGATGACTCCACAAGCGGCACCATTGCCAGCTGTTCCCGGTTTTGACCTTGAACTATCTGTTGCAGATGCTGTTGCAGGAGATTGGTCCCGAGCACCTGTGCCGCCTCCAGGGTCTTACGGATCTCCCCACCGTTCTGCTGTTGATAGAGCGTAGACTGCAACGAGAACTTGTGTTCCAGATTCACTCCCAGGGATATCAGATCCGTGTGTTCCCAGACCGGTGCCAGGGATCCTTTCCAGACCGAGTCGTTTAATTCCAGTTTCCACTGATTCTTCCAGACCAGTTCGCGAAACTGACGCAGGTTGAACAGTGCGGCGATGGAATCTTGTGACACAGGTTTCCAGGGCTCTATCCAGCGGCTCGACTGTCGGTTACTGCGGGCTGTAATAACCTGTTCCAGACCTTTTGTCGTTTTCGAGACGATCAATTCATGGTCGTTGACGATCGACAGGCAATATCCAGGGTAAGTCTCTGACTGCAGGTAGTGAACTCTCCCATCAGTCACGCCGCTGAATATTTTGCCTTCACCACCAAATGATTTGGTGACTTGCTTCAAATCGAGAGTCGTCTGAATGACGGCCACATGATTCAGTGGCTGGCTTTGGGGCTGACCTGGTTCGGGCGCTAACAGAATCAGGGTAACCGACTGGATTTCTGAAAACGGTATATCCAGTGGATACAATCGAGAGTTCTCTCTTGCCGCTTTCAACAACTGCAGCCGGGCCATCAGCAGTGCCTGCTGCGCGAGCAACTCGGCTGGTCGCAGGGCTACAACCCCCAGGGCATTATTGGGAACCATGTCGATCTCAAATGGAACCTGCTTTCCCCGTACTATTTTATCGCGATCAACCGCACCTGCTGCGGATAGTGGGTCGCTTTCTGCCGAAGGTTGTTGGGCCAGGCTGATCTGATTGCTCCGGAAACCTGACGCGCAAAGGCCGATTACCAGCATCACACCGAACACCAATATTCGCTGGGTACGCGAGACGATATTTCCTGGAGTACGCCTCTGTTTCAACATCTCAATCCTCCTTAAAAAAGTGGAATGTGTGGGGAGAAAGGCCCGGGCCGGCCCCGTAAGTCGATGACTTGTCTGCGAAACAGCCATTTCTGCCAGGACAACCAGATAAGGAGCGGTACCGCCACTGATCGTCGCCGCGGTGGC from Gimesia sp. includes the following:
- a CDS encoding M56 family metallopeptidase, whose translation is MHQLGISLFWLGLQVTLVSAAGLLIYSTTKRLGPRTRSFLLSCSIGMTLLLAMFALSPWPRWQTTGKQTTPAINDASDIQNTTVTEAPENELQTPILKQSPQETEWSTVWEGFLKGLQQKPVANQSASISTPAGIVGWMFVVGFLLAAIRLVFAFYSLNRLLRQATSLSGSVAEQTLDILVAQQQISCPLKISEHASLTTAAVIGWWRPVILLPTAWREWNSEQLRAVLAHELAHIRHRDYLAILGAELSRSLYFYHPLIHWLVARLRLEQELSADATAATISGGTAPYLVVLAEMAVSQTSHRLTGPARAFLPTHSTFLRRIEMLKQRRTPGNIVSRTQRILVFGVMLVIGLCASGFRSNQISLAQQPSAESDPLSAAGAVDRDKIVRGKQVPFEIDMVPNNALGVVALRPAELLAQQALLMARLQLLKAARENSRLYPLDIPFSEIQSVTLILLAPEPGQPQSQPLNHVAVIQTTLDLKQVTKSFGGEGKIFSGVTDGRVHYLQSETYPGYCLSIVNDHELIVSKTTKGLEQVITARSNRQSSRWIEPWKPVSQDSIAALFNLRQFRELVWKNQWKLELNDSVWKGSLAPVWEHTDLISLGVNLEHKFSLQSTLYQQQNGGEIRKTLEAAQVLGTNLLQQHLQQIVQGQNREQLAMVPLVESSLDLVKSLHFDQAGENVSLTTSMTDMTVLNNTLSSFVPAMIEARKAALRMESFSNLRRLVLAMHLFHGKHKHFPPAVVIGPDGKTPHSWRVALLPFLDQEKLYKEYRLNEPWDSEHNKQVLAKMPAVFKNPGDNRPGHLTSYLAVAGPNTVFGKSTRPAGGAGIEMSTEPFATGGLAGGGGVESKAEPVAGVRMREITDGTSNTIAIVEARREIPWTKPEDISFDGKTVPELGGFYPGGFCVGLCDGAARYLPDTLKPETLKYLLLINDSHVTDWP